In Poecilia reticulata strain Guanapo linkage group LG1, Guppy_female_1.0+MT, whole genome shotgun sequence, one genomic interval encodes:
- the ppp1r27b gene encoding protein phosphatase 1 regulatory subunit 27b produces MKYYECPMSQTLGIKAYSQRCSLPVTCKSTASLKPVRSVHFPNDVVFQDCVRHGELERIGRFIRASRVKLDTIYHSGMAAIHEAVLTGNLECVQLLVHYGADIHQRDEEGWTPLHMACSDGFPHIARYFLSLGADPELENECGEKPADLIEPDNKELLRLFGLAVND; encoded by the exons ATGAAGTACTACGAATGCCCCATGTCCCAGACCCTGGGAATCAAAGCTTACAGCCAGCGCTGCAGCCTTCCAGTCACATGCAAGAGCACAGCCTCCCTGAAGCCGGTCCGGAGCGTCCACTTCCCCAACGACGTTGTTTTCCAGGACTGCGTCCGGCACGGCGAGCTGGAGAGGATCGGACGTTTCATCAGGGCCAGCAGGGTCAAGCTGGACACCATTTACCACTCTG GAATGGCAGCCATCCACGAGGCAGTCCTGACAGGGAATCTGGAGTGCGTGCAGCTGCTGGTGCACTATGGAGCAGATATCCACCAGAGAGACGAGGAGGGGTGGACCCCGCTGCACATGGCATGCAGCGACGGCTTCCCACACATCGCACG CTACTTTCTGTCGCTGGGCGCCGACCCCGAGCTGGAGAACGAGTGCGGCGAGAAGCCGGCTGACCTCATCGAGCCGGACAACAAGGAGCTGCTGAGGCTCTTTGGGCTGGCGGTCAACGACTGA